A genomic segment from Roseibium algicola encodes:
- a CDS encoding TolC family outer membrane protein, which translates to MTTFPAPAKLMLGLKTRLAGLLAGASLISLSFASATVSAQSLEEAMGSAYAINPGLKAERSRYEATNQDVWTARSEFLPTVTGTYLGEQNAFRSERSGNSDRSFFHELGISMSQTVFQGFAGVNRLNQAHEEANSGRNQLIGAEQTLLFNTADAYLRVVRDRAILAHLRAYTNVVQREVNAARARYKSGDATRTDIEQALARLGEAQGNSDQAVGDLEASEAVYERLTGQKPGKLGWPGIPQTIEPAGLDDAINVALQNNPSIRAATADARAARYAARAAVGDMLPRVSLESEWQTGYQGNLGNQDEEDFRFGVRVTAPFFTGGRNIAAVKRANFTAAQQEYELDDIQQIIRENVVRAMKQRAASRLKVKAVKRAIEANQRAVKGLQVEFDSGQRSLLDVLDGERELLLSKVDHVRARYDSRIADFFLLANIGRLAPQHFGIIEERPAPVPRLMPEFNTWDLRLGPSENDVFQSTVVEVVTSDTVFIETEPLPPIQ; encoded by the coding sequence ATGACGACCTTCCCTGCCCCTGCCAAACTGATGCTCGGATTGAAAACCCGCCTTGCCGGTCTGCTGGCAGGCGCGTCACTGATCAGCCTTTCCTTCGCCAGCGCAACCGTATCCGCCCAGTCGCTTGAAGAAGCCATGGGGTCGGCCTACGCCATCAACCCGGGCCTCAAGGCGGAACGGTCGCGTTACGAAGCGACCAATCAGGACGTCTGGACCGCCAGGTCCGAGTTTCTGCCGACGGTTACCGGCACCTACCTGGGGGAACAGAACGCCTTCCGCAGCGAACGCAGCGGCAACAGCGACAGGTCCTTCTTCCACGAGCTGGGCATCTCCATGTCCCAGACGGTGTTTCAGGGTTTCGCGGGTGTCAATCGGCTGAACCAGGCTCATGAGGAAGCGAATTCCGGTCGCAACCAGCTCATTGGCGCCGAACAGACGCTGCTGTTCAACACAGCCGATGCCTATCTGCGCGTTGTTCGCGATCGGGCGATCCTCGCTCACTTGCGGGCCTACACCAACGTGGTGCAACGGGAGGTGAACGCCGCCCGCGCCCGTTACAAGTCGGGAGACGCAACGCGCACCGATATCGAACAGGCGCTTGCCCGTCTCGGTGAAGCGCAGGGGAATTCCGACCAGGCGGTCGGCGACCTCGAAGCCTCCGAGGCTGTCTATGAGCGCCTGACCGGACAAAAGCCGGGCAAGCTCGGCTGGCCTGGCATTCCGCAGACAATCGAGCCCGCCGGTCTGGATGACGCGATCAACGTCGCGCTGCAGAACAATCCGTCCATCCGCGCCGCAACGGCAGATGCAAGGGCCGCACGTTACGCCGCACGCGCCGCAGTCGGCGACATGCTGCCGCGTGTCTCGCTGGAAAGCGAATGGCAAACCGGTTACCAGGGCAACCTTGGCAATCAGGACGAAGAAGACTTCCGCTTTGGCGTGCGCGTCACGGCCCCTTTCTTCACCGGAGGCCGCAACATTGCCGCGGTCAAACGCGCAAACTTCACGGCAGCCCAACAGGAATACGAGCTGGACGACATCCAGCAGATCATCCGCGAGAACGTTGTCCGTGCCATGAAGCAGCGGGCTGCCTCAAGGCTGAAGGTCAAGGCGGTAAAGCGCGCGATTGAGGCCAACCAGCGTGCGGTCAAGGGCCTGCAGGTGGAATTCGACAGCGGTCAGCGGTCCCTGCTCGATGTTCTGGACGGCGAGCGCGAACTATTGCTCAGCAAGGTCGACCATGTCCGGGCACGCTATGACAGCCGCATTGCGGACTTCTTCCTGCTGGCCAACATTGGCCGGCTGGCGCCGCAGCATTTCGGGATCATCGAGGAACGGCCGGCACCGGTCCCACGCCTCATGCCTGAGTTCAATACCTGGGACCTTCGCCTTGGACCGTCGGAGAACGATGTCTTCCAGTCAACCGTCGTCGAGGTCGTGACCAGCGACACCGTCTTTATCGAGACAGAACCACTGCCTCCGATTCAATAA
- a CDS encoding putative bifunctional diguanylate cyclase/phosphodiesterase, with protein MERVATVLSFEHDHALLTLAIATCLFGCAFSFLLLAKVDRDASPARFIWLIWSALVGASAIWAAQIIAFSSVKLPAESGYRLQTALLALLVVFAGLLSGYALAVRRNIRLAPELGGILFGLAIAGMGLTLTTAREIAGLPDTSEAFGLWTFLFGTCLGAIAMSFVPQLQSRRAFVSATLFLFLSAVSIHMPVHSPATPLREVSFPREIMLMSERHMMVMSLVIFGLCTFVAATGALLDRYRKNAARRAYKHLSLQDSLTRLPNRHFVQKAAADLLEKAELEGKTCAVVLISLDQFKAINDLHGYEVGDTVLCTLANTLKNNLSDRVFISRFYGDEFLVINPSLDTLDDAVDFARLVRSLARRPVQWNSYRLSIRSSIGLAVFPRDGKDLNKLVQRANLAAKQAKSIGGNLIQPYVTGMEETNRWEAGLAADLRNATLENQLNLVFQKQNLTKTGELIGYEALVRWRHAEKGPIPPEDFIPIAERSGIILDIGNWVLEAACKEAACWENPVTLSVNASPLQFSRCDFAGLVSTVLMKTGLPAERLEVELTESTPIEDHERVHETILSLRKMGVRVAMDDFGKGYSSLNTLQAFPFDKIKVDRAFTQSLETNPHARAILRSAVLLGHSFKIPVIAEGVETERQLQFLQQAGCLQVQGFLFGKHLLPSQIKKFHPSLDRTGS; from the coding sequence ATGGAACGCGTCGCAACAGTTTTGTCTTTTGAGCATGACCATGCTCTTTTGACACTTGCGATCGCAACGTGTCTCTTCGGATGCGCCTTTTCCTTCCTGCTCCTTGCGAAGGTCGACCGCGATGCAAGCCCTGCGCGGTTCATCTGGCTCATCTGGTCTGCACTCGTCGGCGCCTCGGCAATCTGGGCGGCCCAGATCATCGCCTTTTCTTCGGTAAAGCTTCCCGCGGAATCAGGGTACCGACTTCAAACGGCTCTGCTTGCCCTGCTTGTCGTCTTTGCCGGCCTCCTCTCAGGTTATGCGCTTGCTGTGCGGCGAAACATCCGGCTCGCACCGGAACTTGGCGGCATCCTCTTTGGCCTTGCCATTGCAGGAATGGGTCTGACGCTGACGACGGCCAGGGAGATCGCCGGTTTACCTGATACGAGCGAAGCCTTCGGCCTTTGGACATTTCTGTTCGGAACGTGCCTTGGGGCAATTGCAATGAGTTTCGTTCCGCAGCTGCAGTCCAGACGCGCATTTGTAAGTGCAACGCTGTTCCTTTTCCTGTCGGCAGTTTCGATACACATGCCGGTGCATTCCCCGGCCACGCCCCTTCGCGAAGTCAGTTTCCCGCGCGAAATCATGCTCATGTCCGAAAGGCACATGATGGTGATGTCGCTGGTCATCTTCGGTCTATGCACCTTTGTGGCTGCAACTGGTGCGCTGCTCGACCGGTACAGGAAAAACGCGGCCAGGCGAGCCTATAAACACCTGTCGCTGCAGGATTCTCTGACACGACTTCCAAACCGGCATTTTGTGCAGAAGGCTGCGGCAGACCTTCTGGAAAAGGCCGAACTGGAGGGCAAGACATGCGCCGTCGTGCTGATCAGCCTGGACCAGTTCAAGGCCATCAACGACCTTCACGGCTACGAAGTCGGCGACACTGTCCTGTGCACCCTGGCCAATACACTGAAAAACAACCTGAGCGACAGGGTCTTCATCTCCCGCTTCTACGGTGACGAATTTCTGGTCATCAATCCGTCGCTCGACACATTGGATGACGCCGTAGACTTCGCCCGTCTGGTTCGCTCCCTTGCCCGAAGGCCTGTTCAGTGGAATTCCTACCGCCTGTCCATCCGCTCCAGTATTGGCCTTGCCGTGTTTCCGCGCGACGGCAAGGACCTGAACAAGCTGGTGCAAAGGGCAAACCTTGCTGCCAAGCAAGCAAAATCGATCGGCGGCAACCTCATCCAGCCCTATGTCACGGGCATGGAGGAAACCAATCGCTGGGAGGCGGGCCTGGCGGCTGACTTGCGCAATGCAACGCTCGAAAACCAGCTCAACCTGGTCTTCCAGAAACAGAATCTGACAAAGACTGGCGAGTTGATTGGCTACGAAGCGCTGGTCCGGTGGCGTCACGCGGAAAAAGGTCCGATTCCGCCGGAGGACTTCATTCCGATTGCCGAACGGTCAGGCATCATCCTGGATATCGGCAATTGGGTTCTCGAAGCTGCCTGCAAGGAAGCTGCCTGCTGGGAAAATCCGGTAACGCTGTCGGTCAACGCTTCCCCGCTGCAGTTCTCCCGTTGCGATTTTGCCGGTCTCGTTTCCACCGTGCTGATGAAGACAGGCCTGCCCGCAGAACGCCTGGAAGTAGAACTCACCGAATCCACCCCGATCGAGGATCACGAACGGGTTCACGAGACGATCCTCTCGCTGCGCAAAATGGGGGTGCGCGTTGCCATGGACGACTTCGGCAAGGGCTATTCCTCGCTCAACACGCTGCAAGCCTTTCCCTTCGACAAGATCAAGGTCGACAGAGCCTTCACCCAGTCGCTGGAAACCAACCCCCATGCCCGGGCAATCCTGCGCTCTGCCGTTCTGCTCGGCCATAGCTTCAAGATCCCAGTAATCGCCGAAGGTGTCGAAACGGAACGACAGCTGCAATTCCTGCAACAAGCCGGATGCCTGCAGGTGCAGGGCTTTCTGTTCGGGAAACATCTACTGCCTTCGCAGATCAAAAAGTTTCACCCGAGCTTAGACCGAACGGGAAGCTGA
- a CDS encoding GntR family transcriptional regulator encodes MPTKARSTRVDNAYERLKTEILNGQLPPGFQAPEPDIATRLGMSRTPVREALIRLEADGLVDLVPRRGAKVLPISLQDICEIYQILSALEALAAGTACRKAGDETLAEIEEVLNDADDALKRQDIEAWAVHDDRFHRLMAKASGNLRLEAEIEGFLDQVYRANTVLLRLNKAPASNAADHRKIVQAIRDGDTDSATETARLHRLNGMLRMKDVLQDCGLSHV; translated from the coding sequence ATGCCAACGAAAGCCAGATCTACTCGCGTCGACAACGCTTATGAACGCTTGAAAACCGAGATCCTGAACGGGCAATTGCCGCCCGGATTTCAGGCGCCGGAACCGGACATCGCGACACGGCTGGGCATGAGCCGGACGCCGGTTCGCGAAGCGCTTATCCGGCTGGAGGCTGACGGTCTGGTGGATCTCGTGCCCCGCCGGGGAGCAAAGGTTCTGCCGATTTCGCTGCAGGACATCTGCGAGATCTACCAGATCCTTTCGGCGCTTGAAGCCCTCGCCGCAGGCACCGCTTGCCGCAAGGCGGGCGACGAGACGCTCGCGGAAATCGAAGAAGTGCTCAACGACGCCGATGATGCGCTGAAACGCCAGGACATCGAGGCCTGGGCCGTTCACGATGACAGGTTCCACAGGCTGATGGCCAAGGCGAGCGGCAATCTGCGTCTGGAAGCTGAAATCGAGGGGTTTCTCGATCAGGTCTACCGGGCCAACACCGTGTTGCTGCGCCTGAACAAGGCACCGGCCTCAAATGCTGCCGATCATCGCAAGATTGTGCAGGCGATCCGGGACGGTGACACCGACAGCGCCACGGAGACTGCGCGGTTACACCGTCTCAACGGAATGCTGCGGATGAAGGATGTGCTGCAGGATTGCGGGCTCAGCCACGTTTGA
- a CDS encoding LacI family DNA-binding transcriptional regulator, translating to MSNGVNLKELSQRLNLSQTTVSRALNGYPEVSEETRKRVTEMADKLGYAPNSQARRLATGRAMAIGHVIPRSIHEMMNPIFLEFIAGAGETYSRHGYDMIISVVDDAKEEDAYRQIASRKKADGVIIHGPANDERRHRLLKELNLPFVVHGRIPGAEEETSWIDMNNRRAFERATNLLLDLGHTRIALLNGLEHMDFANRRRRGFEEALAARGLTPDPALMRSADMTEPYGCDNAMEMLKSDNPPTAFLISSMISAIGVARAVGQCGLKTGRDVSIITHDDALSFLPNSGEVPIFTCTRSSVRYAGEKAAELLLNMISNPASKPASLHLDAELIIGQSTGPAPAAPK from the coding sequence ATGAGCAATGGCGTAAACCTGAAAGAACTGTCGCAACGGCTGAACCTGTCTCAGACCACGGTTAGCCGCGCACTCAACGGCTATCCGGAAGTCAGCGAAGAAACGCGCAAACGCGTGACCGAGATGGCCGACAAGCTCGGCTACGCGCCCAACAGCCAGGCACGGCGGCTTGCAACCGGCCGCGCAATGGCCATCGGCCATGTCATACCGCGCTCAATTCACGAGATGATGAACCCGATCTTTCTGGAGTTCATAGCCGGTGCCGGGGAGACCTATTCGCGCCACGGCTACGACATGATCATTTCCGTCGTCGACGATGCCAAGGAAGAAGACGCCTACAGGCAGATCGCTTCACGCAAGAAGGCCGACGGCGTGATCATTCACGGCCCCGCAAATGACGAGCGCAGGCACAGGCTTCTGAAAGAACTCAATCTGCCCTTCGTCGTTCACGGACGCATCCCGGGTGCCGAGGAAGAAACATCGTGGATCGACATGAACAACCGGCGGGCCTTCGAGCGGGCGACGAACCTGCTGTTGGACCTCGGCCACACCCGGATCGCATTGCTGAACGGTCTGGAACATATGGACTTCGCCAACCGGCGCCGGCGCGGCTTCGAGGAAGCGCTGGCAGCACGGGGCCTGACACCGGACCCGGCCTTGATGCGCAGTGCGGACATGACCGAACCCTACGGCTGCGACAATGCGATGGAGATGCTGAAAAGTGACAATCCGCCGACCGCCTTCCTGATTTCGTCCATGATATCGGCGATCGGTGTCGCCCGCGCTGTCGGCCAGTGCGGATTGAAGACAGGCAGGGACGTGTCCATCATCACCCATGACGATGCCCTGTCTTTCCTGCCCAACAGCGGCGAAGTGCCGATTTTCACCTGCACCCGCTCCTCGGTTCGCTACGCCGGGGAAAAGGCTGCCGAGCTGCTCCTGAACATGATTTCCAACCCGGCCAGCAAACCGGCGTCTCTGCATCTGGACGCGGAGCTGATCATCGGACAGTCCACCGGCCCGGCCCCCGCCGCGCCAAAATGA
- a CDS encoding ABC transporter substrate-binding protein, with protein MKLRLKACTAGLALAIGLGAGSASAADLKFAPGEGPFNWDSYNAWAESAPDLKGQTVTIAGPWLQPEDGYFRNVLAYFTEATGAEVIYTGSDSFEQQIVIDAEAGAAPNIAVFPQPGLAADMAARGLLKPLPEGMADWVANNYGAGESWVNLGTYKDADGQDQLFGFFYNVNVKSLVWYVPENFEDAGYEVPTTMEELKALTEQIVADGETPWCIGLGSGAATGWPATDWVEDLMLRTQPADVYDQWTTNEIPFDDERVVAAIEEFGWFARDDAKVAGGAGAVASTDFRDSPKGLFSSPPQCYLHRQASFVPAFFPDGVEFGTDVDFFYFPAYAEKDLGSPVLGGGTLMAITNPSDATNELMKFFELPLSHEVMMAQTGFLTPHKGANPAAYKDDTLRGQGEILVNASTFRFDGSDLMPGAVGAGTFWTGMVDYTGGKDAKAVAEEIQKSWDALK; from the coding sequence ATGAAACTACGTTTGAAAGCCTGCACGGCAGGTCTGGCGCTTGCCATCGGGCTTGGCGCGGGCTCTGCATCCGCGGCTGACCTGAAATTCGCTCCGGGCGAAGGCCCGTTCAACTGGGACAGCTACAACGCATGGGCTGAGAGCGCGCCTGACCTGAAGGGGCAGACCGTGACGATCGCCGGCCCGTGGCTGCAGCCGGAAGACGGCTATTTCCGCAACGTGCTTGCCTATTTCACCGAAGCTACCGGCGCTGAAGTCATTTACACCGGTTCGGATTCCTTCGAACAGCAGATCGTGATTGATGCAGAAGCCGGCGCCGCACCGAATATCGCTGTCTTCCCGCAGCCGGGCCTTGCCGCCGACATGGCTGCGCGCGGCCTGCTGAAGCCGCTCCCGGAAGGCATGGCTGACTGGGTCGCCAACAACTACGGGGCCGGCGAAAGCTGGGTGAACCTCGGCACCTACAAGGATGCCGACGGCCAGGATCAGCTGTTCGGCTTCTTCTACAACGTCAACGTCAAGAGCCTTGTCTGGTACGTGCCGGAAAACTTCGAGGACGCCGGCTATGAAGTGCCGACGACCATGGAAGAGCTGAAGGCGCTGACCGAGCAGATCGTTGCCGATGGCGAAACACCCTGGTGTATCGGTCTGGGTTCAGGTGCTGCCACGGGCTGGCCGGCAACCGACTGGGTCGAGGATCTGATGCTGCGCACGCAGCCGGCTGACGTCTACGACCAGTGGACCACCAACGAGATCCCCTTTGACGACGAGCGTGTCGTTGCCGCGATCGAGGAATTCGGCTGGTTCGCACGCGACGATGCCAAGGTCGCGGGCGGCGCGGGAGCCGTTGCTTCCACCGATTTTCGTGACAGCCCGAAGGGTCTCTTCTCCTCGCCGCCGCAGTGCTACCTGCACCGCCAGGCATCCTTCGTGCCGGCCTTCTTCCCGGATGGCGTCGAGTTCGGCACCGACGTCGACTTCTTCTACTTCCCGGCCTACGCGGAAAAGGATCTCGGCAGCCCGGTTCTCGGTGGTGGCACGCTGATGGCGATCACCAATCCGTCCGACGCGACCAACGAACTGATGAAGTTCTTCGAACTGCCGCTCTCGCATGAAGTGATGATGGCCCAGACAGGCTTCCTCACGCCTCACAAGGGTGCCAACCCGGCAGCCTACAAGGACGACACGCTGCGCGGTCAGGGCGAGATCCTGGTCAATGCCAGCACCTTCCGTTTCGATGGCTCCGACCTGATGCCGGGTGCCGTTGGCGCGGGCACGTTCTGGACCGGAATGGTCGACTATACCGGCGGCAAGGACGCGAAAGCCGTCGCCGAGGAAATCCAGAAAAGCTGGGACGCCCTCAAGTAA
- a CDS encoding carbohydrate ABC transporter permease, with translation MLSDNPALLGLFTIVVGVGACLAYFFFSNVFLDKVLFPARGPNAGKNINRANMIRPWLFLFPALFALTLYLAYPVFETLRLSLTDRSQGGAFVGLANYRQMMNEAKFWEAVRNNMLWLIVVPAASTAFGLLVAQLTDRIRWGNFAKSLIFMPMAISFVGASVIFKLIYDTRAADQNQIGVLNAIWLKFDGGIGSVVFLQLLPTLLLLAFAVVVAYVAWTFVRGIVARGEDKSIWLLPLRLLVAVGGIWLIWISLNSALGVWIAEVPYGEPQTWLTLPLWNNFFLMVVLIWIQTGFAMVILSAALRGIPEETVEAAIVDGANPFQIFFKIKVPQIMGTIVVVWTTITLTVLKVFDIVFAMTNGQWETQVLANYMYDKLFRANDWGVGSASAIIIMLLVTPILVWNVYNARKEMK, from the coding sequence ATGCTATCGGACAATCCGGCACTGTTAGGGCTCTTTACCATCGTCGTTGGCGTCGGAGCCTGCCTTGCCTATTTCTTCTTTTCGAATGTCTTTCTCGACAAGGTTCTGTTTCCGGCGCGCGGCCCCAATGCAGGAAAGAACATCAACCGGGCCAACATGATCCGGCCCTGGCTGTTCCTGTTCCCGGCCTTGTTCGCGCTGACGCTGTATCTTGCCTATCCGGTCTTCGAGACCTTGCGGCTGTCGCTGACAGACCGCTCCCAGGGAGGGGCCTTTGTCGGCCTTGCCAACTATCGCCAGATGATGAACGAGGCGAAGTTCTGGGAAGCGGTGCGCAACAACATGCTGTGGCTGATTGTCGTGCCGGCTGCCTCGACGGCTTTCGGGCTGCTGGTCGCCCAGCTCACGGACCGGATCAGATGGGGCAACTTCGCCAAGTCGCTGATCTTCATGCCGATGGCGATCTCTTTCGTTGGCGCATCGGTCATCTTCAAGCTGATCTACGATACGCGCGCCGCGGATCAGAACCAGATCGGCGTTCTGAACGCGATCTGGCTGAAGTTTGACGGTGGCATCGGCTCCGTTGTCTTTCTTCAGCTTCTGCCGACCCTTCTCCTGCTGGCGTTCGCTGTTGTTGTTGCGTATGTGGCCTGGACCTTCGTGCGCGGCATTGTCGCCCGGGGGGAGGACAAGTCGATCTGGCTTCTGCCCCTGCGCCTTCTGGTCGCCGTTGGCGGGATCTGGCTGATCTGGATTTCGCTGAATTCCGCGCTCGGTGTCTGGATTGCCGAAGTGCCCTACGGCGAACCGCAGACTTGGCTGACCTTGCCGCTGTGGAACAACTTCTTCCTGATGGTGGTGCTGATCTGGATTCAAACCGGCTTTGCCATGGTGATCCTGTCCGCGGCCCTGCGTGGCATTCCGGAGGAAACCGTGGAAGCTGCGATCGTTGACGGTGCCAATCCGTTCCAGATCTTCTTCAAGATCAAGGTGCCGCAGATCATGGGGACCATCGTGGTGGTCTGGACCACGATCACGCTCACCGTGCTCAAGGTGTTCGACATCGTCTTCGCGATGACCAACGGCCAGTGGGAGACGCAGGTTCTGGCCAACTACATGTACGACAAGCTTTTCCGTGCCAACGATTGGGGAGTGGGGTCGGCGAGTGCCATCATCATCATGCTGCTCGTCACGCCGATCCTCGTCTGGAACGTTTACAACGCCCGGAAGGAGATGAAGTGA
- a CDS encoding carbohydrate ABC transporter permease, translating into MASIAGKKSGLTWAVQISVAALVLLWLFPTVGLFVSSFRTADQISSSGWWAALFPAEQNEVYRTSDPDETRVADGDLFTVSGNIFEGEPREIRSWGVSSRDVSAYQAGETADMGDGESLTLQADGSYVWKGNDKQISGRGQRVFVTATVPPEFTLENYQTILFSGTGQDNMGKAFFNTLTVTIPATIIPIVIAAFAAYALAWMEFPGRALLIAAVVALLVVPLQLALIPLLRLHLAVGIGKGYMGVWLAHTAFGMPLAVYLLRNYMVGLPRDIIENAKVDGATDFQIFTRIILPLSFPALASFAIFQFLWTWNDLLVAKVFLIDATGSTTVMTNQIVELLGTRGGNWEILATAAFVSIAVPLFVFFAMQRYLVRGLLAGSVK; encoded by the coding sequence ATGGCCAGTATTGCTGGGAAAAAATCCGGCCTGACCTGGGCCGTTCAAATCTCCGTCGCAGCGCTCGTTCTGTTGTGGCTGTTCCCGACCGTCGGGCTGTTCGTCTCGTCCTTCCGGACCGCGGACCAGATCTCCAGTTCCGGCTGGTGGGCGGCGCTGTTTCCAGCGGAACAGAACGAGGTCTACCGGACTTCGGATCCGGACGAGACCCGTGTTGCCGACGGAGACCTTTTCACCGTGTCCGGCAACATCTTCGAAGGTGAGCCGCGCGAGATCCGCTCGTGGGGCGTCTCATCCAGAGACGTGTCTGCTTACCAGGCGGGCGAAACGGCGGATATGGGCGATGGCGAAAGCCTGACGCTCCAGGCCGACGGGTCCTATGTCTGGAAGGGCAATGACAAGCAGATCTCCGGCCGTGGCCAGCGTGTTTTCGTGACCGCGACCGTGCCGCCGGAATTCACGCTGGAAAACTACCAGACCATCCTCTTTTCCGGCACCGGACAGGACAACATGGGCAAGGCGTTCTTCAACACGCTGACGGTCACCATTCCGGCGACGATCATTCCAATCGTCATTGCGGCTTTCGCAGCCTATGCCCTTGCCTGGATGGAATTTCCCGGCCGAGCCCTGTTGATCGCCGCCGTTGTGGCGCTGCTCGTCGTGCCGTTGCAACTGGCGCTCATTCCGCTGCTGCGGCTTCATCTCGCCGTCGGTATCGGCAAGGGATACATGGGGGTCTGGCTGGCCCATACGGCCTTCGGCATGCCGCTCGCGGTCTATCTGCTCAGGAACTACATGGTCGGATTGCCACGGGACATCATCGAGAATGCCAAGGTGGACGGGGCGACGGATTTCCAGATCTTCACCCGCATCATCCTGCCGCTCAGCTTTCCCGCCCTGGCGTCCTTCGCCATCTTCCAGTTCCTGTGGACCTGGAACGATCTGCTGGTGGCCAAGGTGTTCCTGATCGATGCCACAGGCTCGACCACGGTGATGACCAACCAGATCGTGGAACTCCTGGGAACGCGCGGCGGCAACTGGGAAATTCTCGCGACGGCGGCCTTTGTGTCCATCGCAGTGCCGCTCTTCGTGTTCTTCGCGATGCAGCGCTACCTCGTGCGCGGCCTGTTGGCCGGGTCGGTGAAATAA
- a CDS encoding ABC transporter ATP-binding protein, whose amino-acid sequence MTSLSLKNVSKSYGSVEVLRNINMEINAGELIVFVGPSGCGKSTLLRMIAGLEKITGGTLEIDGVVVNDVPPAQRGIAMVFQSYALYPHMTVYDNMAFALKLAGKSRDEIDKAVRAAADRLQLTAYLDRLPKALSGGQRQRVAIGRSIVRDPKVFLFDEPLSNLDAALRVATRIEIAQLKESMPESTMIYVTHDQVEAMTLATRIVVLHGGDVEQFGAPLDLYERPANTFVAQFIGSPAMNLVDAKVTATGQMTSVQMSDGGHADVPIASLDSDKGARVKLGVRPEDLGVTEGDDYLVAANVEIVEALGETTVLYFAPREGHDAFIAKIPGIYKVEKGTELRLTAPPEKLHLFDGEGRSFLYR is encoded by the coding sequence ATGACATCGTTGTCCTTGAAGAATGTCAGCAAGTCCTATGGATCGGTCGAAGTTCTGCGCAACATCAACATGGAGATCAACGCAGGCGAGCTGATCGTTTTCGTCGGTCCGTCCGGGTGCGGAAAGTCGACATTGCTGCGGATGATCGCAGGACTTGAAAAGATCACCGGCGGAACGCTGGAGATCGACGGTGTGGTCGTCAACGACGTGCCGCCGGCACAGCGCGGCATTGCCATGGTGTTCCAGTCCTATGCGCTTTATCCGCATATGACAGTCTACGACAACATGGCCTTCGCCCTGAAGCTGGCGGGCAAGTCGCGCGACGAAATCGACAAGGCCGTGCGGGCGGCTGCGGACAGGCTGCAGCTCACTGCCTATCTCGACCGCCTGCCGAAAGCACTGTCCGGCGGTCAACGCCAGCGCGTTGCCATCGGCCGCTCGATCGTGCGGGATCCCAAGGTGTTCCTGTTTGACGAACCGCTGTCGAACCTCGATGCCGCCTTGCGTGTCGCCACCCGGATCGAGATCGCACAGCTGAAGGAGAGCATGCCGGAAAGCACCATGATCTACGTCACTCACGATCAGGTGGAAGCGATGACCCTCGCGACCCGGATTGTCGTGCTGCATGGTGGAGACGTGGAACAATTCGGTGCGCCGCTGGACCTTTACGAGCGTCCCGCAAACACGTTCGTTGCCCAGTTCATCGGCTCTCCGGCAATGAACCTCGTCGATGCCAAGGTGACGGCGACCGGCCAGATGACATCCGTCCAGATGTCCGATGGCGGTCATGCGGATGTACCGATTGCCTCGCTCGACAGCGACAAGGGTGCGCGCGTCAAGCTGGGCGTGCGTCCGGAAGATCTCGGCGTTACCGAAGGTGACGATTATCTGGTCGCGGCGAATGTCGAAATCGTGGAAGCCCTCGGCGAGACAACAGTGCTCTATTTCGCGCCGAGAGAAGGCCACGATGCTTTCATTGCCAAGATCCCGGGTATCTACAAGGTCGAAAAGGGCACGGAACTGCGCCTGACGGCCCCGCCGGAAAAGCTGCATCTGTTCGATGGCGAAGGGCGGTCGTTCCTTTACAGGTGA
- a CDS encoding copper chaperone PCu(A)C → MRALAVLLPLLLCLPHSALASGTHTASETGHGDAEAHETHDEAEHHHDEDEDSHEGTSEGVRAVHAWIRQTSGNSALLFVNIENTSGRQVKLVGGHTDIASKVELVGFALKDGETGYDPLPPVPIQPGKSLVLAPSALALRLGGLTRPFREGEEFEIEIEFDFGHIEMQAQVESINATRHSHAGHQH, encoded by the coding sequence ATGCGCGCCCTTGCCGTCCTGTTGCCGCTGCTGCTCTGCCTGCCTCACTCTGCTTTGGCGTCCGGCACACATACCGCTTCCGAAACAGGGCATGGCGATGCAGAAGCACACGAAACGCATGACGAAGCCGAACATCATCACGATGAGGATGAAGACAGCCACGAAGGCACGTCTGAAGGCGTGCGTGCTGTCCACGCCTGGATCCGCCAGACTTCGGGCAACTCCGCGCTGCTTTTCGTCAACATCGAGAACACCTCCGGACGGCAGGTAAAGCTGGTTGGCGGTCACACCGACATCGCCTCGAAGGTCGAACTGGTCGGCTTTGCCCTGAAGGACGGTGAAACCGGCTACGATCCCCTGCCGCCCGTTCCGATCCAACCGGGCAAGTCCCTCGTTCTTGCTCCCAGCGCCCTGGCCCTGCGCCTCGGCGGCCTTACCCGCCCTTTCCGGGAAGGAGAGGAATTCGAAATCGAGATCGAATTCGATTTCGGCCATATCGAGATGCAGGCCCAGGTCGAATCCATCAATGCAACCCGGCACAGCCATGCAGGGCATCAGCATTAG